The following proteins are co-located in the Citrobacter freundii ATCC 8090 = MTCC 1658 = NBRC 12681 genome:
- the puuD gene encoding gamma-glutamyl-gamma-aminobutyrate hydrolase: MGNIFDKPVIGVVMCRNRLKGHETQTLQEKYLNAVLNAGGLPIALPHALAEPELLNALLPKLDGIFLPGSPSNVQPHLYGENGDESDADPGRDLLSMALITAGLERRIPIFAICRGLQELVVATGGTLYRRLCDHSQFLEHREDAELPVEQQYAPSHEVQVQQGGLLSQLIPGCSTFWVNSLHGQGAKTLGPQLRVEARSQDGLVEAASVHDHPFALGVQWHPEWNSSEYALSRLLLEGFITACQNHLAEKQRL; encoded by the coding sequence ATGGGCAATATATTTGACAAGCCAGTTATTGGTGTAGTGATGTGTAGGAACAGGCTTAAGGGTCATGAGACCCAGACTCTGCAAGAAAAGTACCTGAATGCGGTATTAAATGCCGGTGGATTACCGATAGCGCTGCCCCATGCGCTCGCGGAACCCGAATTGCTGAACGCGCTGTTACCGAAACTGGATGGTATCTTCCTGCCAGGAAGCCCAAGCAATGTGCAGCCGCACCTCTATGGTGAAAATGGCGATGAGTCTGACGCCGATCCCGGGCGTGATCTTCTGAGCATGGCGCTAATTACCGCCGGGCTCGAAAGGCGCATTCCCATTTTCGCCATCTGCCGGGGCTTACAGGAATTAGTTGTCGCCACTGGCGGGACTCTGTATCGTCGCCTGTGCGATCACTCACAGTTCCTGGAACATCGTGAAGATGCGGAACTCCCGGTGGAGCAGCAATATGCGCCATCTCATGAAGTCCAGGTTCAACAGGGAGGATTGCTATCTCAGTTAATACCAGGTTGCAGCACGTTTTGGGTTAACTCCTTGCATGGTCAGGGCGCAAAAACCCTTGGCCCGCAGCTGCGCGTGGAAGCACGCTCGCAGGATGGATTAGTGGAAGCGGCCAGCGTCCATGACCATCCTTTCGCGCTCGGCGTGCAGTGGCACCCGGAATGGAACAGTAGCGAATACGCCCTGTCGCGTTTGTTACTTGAAGGTTTTATCACCGCTTGTCAGAACCACCTCGCTGAAAAACAGCGACTCTGA
- a CDS encoding NAD(P)/FAD-dependent oxidoreductase: MTEHTSSYYAASANQYEPFPTLSESVSCDVCVVGGGYTGLSSALHLSEMGYDVVLLESARIGFGASGRNGGQLVNSYSRDIDVIERTYGPDAAKMLGSMMFEGGNIIRERIKRYQIDCDYRPGGLFVALNHKQMETLEEQKSNWERYGNTQLELLDSSEIRREVSSDRYVGALLDHSGGHIHPLNLAIGEANAIRLNGGRVFEQSPVTRIQHTTPAVVSTEKGQVTARFVIVAGNAYLGDKLEPALAKSSMPCGTQVLTTEPLSAEMARSLIPKNYCVEDCNYLLDYYRLTGDNRLLYGGGVVYGARDPDDIERLVMPKLLKTFPQLQGVKIDYRWTGNFLLTLSRMPQFGRLDTNIYYMQGYSGHGVTCTHLAGRLISELLRGDAERFDAFAKLPHYPFPGGRSLRIPFTAMGAAYYSLRDRLGV, encoded by the coding sequence ATGACTGAACATACCAGCAGTTATTACGCCGCAAGCGCCAATCAATACGAACCGTTCCCGACCCTTAGCGAATCGGTAAGCTGTGATGTTTGCGTCGTGGGCGGTGGTTATACAGGACTCTCCTCCGCCCTGCATTTATCAGAGATGGGTTACGACGTGGTGCTACTGGAATCCGCACGAATTGGCTTCGGAGCCAGCGGGCGCAACGGTGGTCAGTTGGTGAACTCCTACAGTCGCGATATCGACGTCATTGAACGCACCTACGGCCCGGACGCCGCTAAAATGCTTGGCAGTATGATGTTTGAAGGCGGCAATATCATTCGCGAACGTATCAAACGTTATCAGATCGACTGCGACTATCGTCCTGGCGGGCTGTTTGTGGCCCTGAACCACAAACAGATGGAAACGCTGGAGGAGCAGAAATCGAACTGGGAACGCTACGGCAATACGCAGCTTGAACTGTTGGATAGCAGCGAAATTCGCCGCGAAGTCAGCAGCGATCGTTATGTCGGCGCGCTACTCGACCACAGCGGTGGTCATATTCATCCGCTAAACCTGGCGATTGGCGAGGCTAACGCCATTCGTCTGAACGGCGGGCGCGTCTTCGAACAATCGCCTGTGACGCGTATTCAGCACACCACCCCGGCGGTTGTCAGCACCGAAAAAGGTCAGGTTACGGCACGTTTTGTGATTGTCGCGGGCAACGCCTACCTCGGCGACAAACTGGAACCTGCGCTGGCAAAAAGCAGCATGCCGTGCGGCACGCAGGTGTTAACCACCGAACCGCTGTCGGCGGAGATGGCGCGCTCGCTGATCCCGAAAAACTACTGCGTGGAAGATTGTAACTACCTGCTGGATTACTACCGTCTGACCGGCGATAACCGCCTGCTGTACGGCGGCGGTGTTGTCTACGGCGCTCGCGATCCGGACGATATTGAGCGTCTGGTAATGCCGAAACTGCTGAAGACCTTCCCGCAATTGCAGGGGGTAAAAATTGATTACCGCTGGACCGGTAATTTCCTGTTAACGCTGTCGCGCATGCCGCAGTTCGGCCGTCTTGATACCAACATTTACTATATGCAGGGCTACAGCGGCCACGGCGTGACTTGTACCCACCTGGCAGGACGGCTGATTTCGGAACTGCTGCGCGGGGATGCCGAGCGTTTTGACGCGTTCGCCAAACTGCCGCATTACCCGTTCCCGGGAGGCCGCAGCCTGCGCATTCCGTTTACCGCCATGGGCGCGGCCTATTACAGCTTACGCGATCGCCTTGGGGTTTAA
- the hyaC gene encoding Ni/Fe-hydrogenase b-type cytochrome subunit, producing the protein MTGKTSPRVGEARDTAISHYVFEAPVRLWHWLTVGCMLVLMVTGYFIGRPLPSVSGEATYLFYMGDIRLIHFSAAMVFTVILLMRIYWAFVGNRYSRELFIVPVWRRSWWRGAFSVVRWYLFLEKKPGDDIGHNPIAQAAMCGYFLLSVFMILTGFALYSEHSQYAIFTPFRYVTEFFYWTGGNSLDIHSWHRLGMWFIAAFIVGHVYMAIREDIMSDDTVISTMVNGYRSHKFPKGQHDKEAS; encoded by the coding sequence ATGACTGGAAAAACATCCCCACGCGTCGGGGAGGCGCGTGATACCGCTATCAGCCACTATGTGTTTGAAGCGCCTGTGCGCTTGTGGCACTGGCTGACGGTCGGCTGCATGTTGGTGTTGATGGTGACCGGATACTTCATTGGCCGACCGCTGCCGTCGGTCAGCGGTGAGGCCACTTATCTGTTCTATATGGGCGACATCCGGCTGATACATTTCTCCGCCGCCATGGTATTCACGGTGATCCTGCTGATGCGCATTTACTGGGCCTTTGTCGGTAACCGCTATTCACGCGAGTTGTTTATCGTGCCGGTCTGGCGGCGCAGCTGGTGGCGAGGCGCGTTTTCGGTGGTGCGCTGGTATCTGTTTCTGGAAAAAAAACCGGGAGATGATATCGGTCATAACCCCATCGCGCAGGCGGCGATGTGCGGTTATTTCCTGCTCTCCGTTTTTATGATCCTCACCGGTTTTGCCTTATACAGCGAACATAGCCAGTACGCCATTTTTACCCCTTTCCGCTATGTGACAGAGTTTTTCTACTGGACCGGTGGGAACTCTCTCGATATTCACAGCTGGCATCGGTTGGGGATGTGGTTCATCGCCGCCTTCATCGTAGGCCATGTGTATATGGCGATTCGTGAGGACATCATGTCTGACGATACCGTCATCTCCACCATGGTCAATGGCTACCGTAGCCACAAATTTCCCAAAGGTCAGCACGACAAGGAGGCGTCATGA
- the puuR gene encoding HTH-type transcriptional regulator PuuR, with the protein MSDDGLAPGKRLSEIRQQLGLSQRRAAELSGLTHSAISTIEQDKVSPAISTLQKLLKVYGLSLSEFFAEPEKPDEPQVVINQDDLIEIGSQGVSMKLVHNGNPNRTLAMMFETYQPGTTTGERIKHQGEEIGTILEGEVILTINGQTYPLVAGQSYAINTGIPHSFSNTSAGICRIISAHTPTTF; encoded by the coding sequence ATGAGCGATGACGGCCTGGCGCCGGGTAAACGTTTGTCAGAGATCCGCCAGCAATTGGGTCTTTCGCAGCGTCGTGCCGCCGAACTGTCTGGGTTAACGCATAGCGCCATCAGCACCATAGAGCAGGATAAAGTCAGTCCTGCCATCAGTACGCTGCAAAAGCTATTGAAAGTATATGGGCTGTCGCTCTCCGAGTTCTTCGCGGAACCGGAAAAGCCTGACGAACCGCAGGTGGTTATCAATCAGGATGATTTGATTGAGATCGGGAGTCAGGGAGTATCCATGAAGCTGGTACACAACGGAAATCCGAATCGTACGCTGGCAATGATGTTTGAAACCTATCAGCCAGGCACGACAACCGGGGAGAGAATTAAACATCAGGGTGAAGAGATTGGCACAATACTGGAAGGTGAAGTGATACTGACCATCAACGGTCAAACGTATCCTCTTGTTGCAGGGCAAAGCTATGCCATTAACACCGGCATACCACACAGCTTCAGCAACACCTCGGCGGGGATCTGCCGCATCATCAGTGCCCACACTCCCACCACGTTCTAA
- the hyaA gene encoding hydrogenase 1 small subunit: protein MNTNNEETFYQSMRRKGVSRRSFLKYCSLAATSLGLGAGMTPRIAWALENKPRIPVVWIHGLECTCCTESFIRSSHPLAKDVILSLISLDYDDTLMAAAGTQAEEVFEDILSRYHGRYILAVEGNPPLGEQGMFCISGGRPFIEKLKRAAAGASAIIAWGTCASWGCVQAARPNPTQATPIDKVITDKPIVKVPGCPPIPDVMSAIITYMVTFDRLPELDRLGRPLMFYGQRIHDKCYRRAHFDAGEFVESWDDDAARKGYCLYKMGCKGPTTYNACSTTRWNGGVSFPIQSGHGCLGCSENGFWDRGSFYSRVVDIPQMGTHSTADTVGLTALGVVAAGVGVHAVASAVNQHNRHKQQLTEAEQPQPDKEDNQA from the coding sequence ATGAATACGAATAACGAGGAGACCTTTTATCAGTCGATGCGCCGCAAGGGCGTGAGCAGACGCAGTTTTCTTAAATATTGTAGCCTCGCGGCAACATCGCTAGGGTTGGGGGCTGGAATGACGCCCAGAATCGCCTGGGCGCTGGAAAACAAACCCCGGATCCCGGTCGTCTGGATCCACGGTCTGGAATGCACCTGCTGTACCGAATCATTTATCCGCTCCTCTCACCCACTCGCCAAAGACGTCATCCTCTCTCTGATTTCCCTTGATTACGACGACACTCTGATGGCCGCCGCCGGAACACAGGCCGAAGAGGTCTTTGAAGACATTCTAAGCCGCTACCACGGCCGATACATTCTGGCCGTCGAAGGTAATCCTCCGCTGGGAGAACAAGGGATGTTCTGCATTAGCGGCGGGCGACCGTTTATTGAAAAGCTTAAAAGAGCCGCCGCCGGTGCCAGCGCGATTATCGCCTGGGGCACCTGCGCATCCTGGGGCTGCGTGCAGGCTGCCCGGCCTAACCCAACTCAGGCAACACCGATCGATAAAGTGATTACCGATAAGCCGATCGTGAAAGTGCCCGGTTGCCCGCCGATTCCAGACGTCATGAGCGCCATCATTACCTACATGGTGACTTTTGACAGGCTGCCGGAACTCGATCGTCTGGGGCGTCCGCTGATGTTTTATGGTCAGCGTATTCATGACAAATGCTACCGCCGCGCCCACTTTGACGCCGGGGAGTTCGTTGAAAGTTGGGACGATGACGCTGCCCGCAAAGGCTATTGCCTATACAAAATGGGCTGCAAGGGGCCAACCACCTATAACGCCTGTTCCACCACCCGCTGGAATGGTGGCGTTTCCTTCCCCATCCAGTCCGGCCACGGTTGTCTGGGATGTTCGGAGAACGGCTTCTGGGATCGCGGTTCGTTCTACAGCCGCGTGGTCGATATTCCACAGATGGGAACGCATTCTACCGCTGACACCGTGGGCCTCACCGCGCTCGGCGTAGTGGCGGCTGGTGTAGGCGTCCACGCAGTCGCCAGCGCCGTCAATCAACATAACCGCCACAAACAGCAGTTAACAGAAGCCGAACAACCGCAGCCGGACAAAGAGGATAACCAGGCATGA
- the hyaD gene encoding hydrogenase 1 maturation protease, whose product MSEPHVIVMGLGNLLWADEGFGIRVAERLYAHYHWPEYVEIVDGGTQGLNLLGYVEQASHLLLLDAIDYGLAPGTLQTYAGEKVPSYLSAKKMSLHQNSFSEVLALADIRGHLPPHIALVGLQPVQLDDYGGSLTDIARAQLPAAEQAALTQLAAWGIVPQTNDETRCLNYECLSMENYEGVHIRQYRVTLER is encoded by the coding sequence ATGAGCGAACCACACGTCATCGTGATGGGTCTAGGCAACCTGCTGTGGGCAGATGAAGGCTTTGGCATTCGCGTCGCCGAACGCCTGTACGCCCATTATCACTGGCCGGAATACGTTGAGATCGTCGACGGCGGCACGCAGGGGCTGAATCTGCTGGGCTACGTTGAGCAGGCCAGTCATCTGCTGTTGCTGGACGCCATCGACTACGGTCTCGCGCCGGGCACCCTGCAAACCTACGCCGGTGAAAAAGTCCCCAGTTACCTCAGCGCCAAAAAAATGAGTCTGCATCAGAACAGTTTCTCCGAAGTGCTGGCGCTGGCGGACATTCGCGGCCATCTGCCCCCGCACATCGCCCTTGTAGGACTTCAACCGGTACAGCTGGACGACTATGGCGGCAGCCTGACCGACATCGCGCGTGCTCAGCTTCCGGCGGCGGAGCAGGCCGCACTTACGCAACTGGCTGCGTGGGGGATTGTGCCACAGACCAACGATGAAACGCGTTGCCTGAACTATGAATGCCTGTCGATGGAAAACTATGAAGGCGTGCATATTCGCCAGTATCGCGTAACGCTGGAGAGATAA
- the hyaB gene encoding Ni/Fe-hydrogenase large subunit, translating to MSNSYQTQGYTLNNAGRRLVVDPITRIEGHMRCEVNIDEQNIITNAVSCGTMFRGLEIILQGRDPRDAWAFVERICGVCTGVHALASVYAIEDAIGIKVPDNANIIRNIMLATLWCHDHLVHFYQLAGMDWIDVLNALKADPRATSQLAQSLSAWPKSSPGYFFDVQNRLKKFVDGGQLGIFRNGYWGHPQYKLSPEANLMGFAHYLEALDFQREIIKIHTVFGGKNPHPNWIVGGMPCAINIDQRGAVGAVDMERLNLVQSIITRTTDFINNVMVPDALAIGQFNKSWSQIGTGLSDKCVLSYGAFPDIANDFSAKSLLMPGGAVINGDFKNVLPVDLADPQQIQEFVDHAWYRYPDDQLGRHPFEGITEPWYNPGDVKGSDIDIKQLNEQERYSWIKAPRWRGHAMEVGPLARTLIAYHKGDAATIESVDRMMSALKLPLSGMQSTLGRILCRAHEAQWAVSKLQYFFDKLMTNLKNGNLATANTEKWEPESWPQQCRGIGFTEAPRGALGHWASIRDGKIDLYQCVVPTTWNASPRDPKGQIGAYEAALMGTQMAIPDQPLEILRTLHSFDPCLACSTHVLGDDGSELIAVQVR from the coding sequence ATGAGCAACTCGTATCAAACCCAGGGATATACGTTAAACAATGCGGGTCGCCGCCTGGTTGTGGACCCCATAACCCGCATTGAAGGCCATATGCGTTGTGAAGTGAACATTGATGAACAGAACATCATCACCAACGCGGTTTCCTGCGGCACTATGTTCCGCGGACTGGAGATCATTCTACAAGGTCGCGACCCGCGCGATGCCTGGGCCTTTGTCGAACGGATTTGCGGAGTATGCACCGGCGTACATGCCCTAGCATCGGTGTATGCCATTGAAGATGCCATTGGCATCAAGGTGCCCGACAACGCCAACATCATTCGCAATATTATGCTGGCCACGCTGTGGTGCCACGACCATCTGGTGCACTTTTACCAGTTAGCCGGAATGGATTGGATTGACGTGTTGAATGCCCTGAAAGCAGATCCGCGCGCCACATCGCAGCTGGCGCAGAGCCTTTCTGCCTGGCCGAAGTCCTCCCCTGGCTACTTTTTTGACGTCCAAAATCGCCTGAAGAAATTTGTCGACGGCGGTCAACTGGGGATTTTCCGCAACGGTTATTGGGGTCATCCGCAGTACAAACTGTCGCCTGAGGCTAACCTGATGGGCTTTGCCCATTATCTGGAAGCACTCGATTTTCAGCGCGAGATCATCAAAATCCATACGGTGTTTGGCGGTAAGAACCCGCATCCTAACTGGATTGTCGGCGGTATGCCGTGCGCGATTAATATCGATCAGCGCGGCGCGGTTGGCGCAGTCGATATGGAACGCCTGAACCTGGTGCAGTCGATCATCACCCGCACCACTGATTTCATCAACAACGTCATGGTGCCTGACGCGCTGGCTATCGGCCAGTTCAATAAGTCCTGGAGCCAGATTGGCACCGGGCTTTCTGATAAGTGCGTCCTGAGCTACGGCGCGTTCCCGGATATCGCCAATGACTTCAGCGCGAAGAGCCTGTTGATGCCAGGCGGTGCGGTGATTAACGGTGATTTTAAAAACGTGCTGCCAGTGGATCTGGCCGATCCGCAACAAATTCAGGAGTTTGTCGATCATGCCTGGTACCGTTATCCGGACGATCAATTAGGTCGTCACCCGTTCGAAGGGATTACTGAACCCTGGTATAACCCGGGCGATGTCAAAGGCAGCGATATTGATATCAAACAGCTCAACGAACAGGAACGCTATTCGTGGATTAAAGCCCCGCGCTGGCGCGGACACGCCATGGAAGTTGGACCACTGGCGCGCACGCTGATTGCCTATCACAAAGGGGATGCCGCCACGATTGAATCCGTCGATCGCATGATGTCTGCCCTCAAGCTGCCGCTTTCGGGTATGCAGTCGACGCTGGGGCGTATTCTGTGCCGCGCGCACGAAGCTCAGTGGGCCGTGAGCAAACTGCAATATTTCTTCGACAAGCTAATGACCAACCTGAAAAACGGCAATCTGGCGACCGCAAACACCGAAAAATGGGAGCCAGAAAGTTGGCCGCAGCAGTGCCGCGGGATCGGTTTTACCGAAGCACCGCGCGGCGCTTTAGGTCACTGGGCATCGATTCGCGACGGGAAAATCGATCTCTATCAGTGTGTGGTGCCGACCACCTGGAATGCCAGCCCGCGCGATCCGAAGGGACAAATTGGCGCTTACGAGGCGGCGCTGATGGGCACCCAAATGGCGATACCGGATCAACCGCTGGAGATCCTGCGCACCTTGCACAGCTTCGATCCCTGCCTGGCATGTTCAACCCACGTACTCGGCGACGACGGCAGCGAACTTATCGCCGTCCAGGTTCGCTAA
- a CDS encoding glutamine synthetase family protein: protein METNIVEVENFVQHSEERRSSAFAREVKQYLERYPNTQYVDVLLTDLNGCFRGKRLPVAGLHKLEKGCYFPASVFAMDILGNVVEEAGLGQELGEPDRTCVPVAGTLTPSAADPEFIAQMMLTMLDEDGAPFDVEPRNVLNRLWQKLRQRGLFPVVAVELEFYLLDRKRDPEGYLQPPCAPGTDDRNTQSQVYSVDNLNHFADVLNDIDELARLQLIPADGAVAEASPGQFEINLYHTDNVLDACDDALALKRLVRLVAEKHKRHATFMAKPYEEHAGSGMHIHISIMNNKGENVLADANGDDSMLLKRALAGMIDLMPASMALLAPNVNSYRRFQPGMYVPTQASWGHNNRTVALRIPCGDRDNHRVEYRVAGADANPYLVMSTILAGILHGLDNDLPLQEEVEGNGLEQEGLPFPIRQSDALWEFMQNDSLRELLGERFSHVYHACKNDELIQFERLITDTEIEWMLKNA from the coding sequence ATGGAAACCAATATCGTAGAAGTTGAGAATTTTGTTCAGCATTCTGAAGAGAGACGAAGTAGCGCGTTTGCGCGCGAAGTTAAGCAGTATCTGGAACGCTATCCTAATACGCAGTATGTGGATGTGCTGTTAACCGACCTTAATGGTTGTTTTCGCGGTAAGCGCCTCCCGGTTGCTGGATTGCATAAGTTAGAGAAAGGCTGCTATTTCCCGGCATCTGTTTTCGCGATGGATATTCTTGGCAATGTGGTCGAAGAGGCGGGATTAGGCCAGGAGCTTGGCGAACCGGATCGGACTTGTGTACCGGTGGCAGGCACGTTAACCCCTTCGGCCGCCGATCCTGAATTTATTGCACAGATGATGCTGACGATGCTGGATGAAGATGGCGCTCCCTTTGACGTTGAGCCGCGGAACGTACTGAACCGACTCTGGCAGAAACTTCGCCAGCGCGGTCTGTTCCCCGTCGTAGCGGTAGAGCTGGAGTTCTATTTACTCGATCGTAAGCGCGATCCCGAAGGTTATCTGCAGCCGCCGTGCGCGCCGGGTACGGACGATCGCAATACCCAAAGTCAGGTTTACTCGGTTGATAACCTGAACCATTTTGCTGATGTGTTAAACGATATCGATGAACTGGCCCGTTTACAGCTGATCCCGGCTGACGGCGCAGTGGCTGAAGCCTCCCCTGGGCAGTTTGAAATCAACCTCTACCATACCGATAACGTGCTCGACGCCTGCGACGACGCGCTGGCGTTGAAACGTCTGGTACGGCTGGTGGCGGAGAAACATAAGAGGCATGCCACGTTTATGGCAAAGCCTTATGAGGAACACGCAGGGAGCGGGATGCATATCCACATCAGCATTATGAATAACAAAGGCGAGAACGTGCTGGCCGATGCGAATGGCGATGATTCCATGTTACTTAAGCGTGCGCTTGCCGGGATGATTGATCTGATGCCCGCATCAATGGCGCTGCTGGCGCCGAATGTGAACTCCTATCGCCGCTTCCAGCCGGGTATGTATGTGCCGACTCAGGCTTCCTGGGGGCATAACAACCGTACGGTGGCGCTGCGTATTCCCTGCGGCGATCGTGATAACCATCGGGTTGAATATCGCGTGGCAGGGGCGGATGCCAACCCGTATCTGGTGATGTCGACCATCCTGGCGGGGATCCTTCACGGTCTGGATAACGATCTGCCGCTGCAGGAAGAGGTGGAAGGCAACGGACTGGAGCAGGAAGGGCTACCGTTTCCTATCCGCCAGAGCGATGCGCTGTGGGAGTTTATGCAAAACGACAGTCTGCGTGAATTATTGGGTGAGCGTTTTAGCCACGTGTATCACGCCTGTAAAAACGATGAATTAATCCAGTTTGAACGTCTTATCACCGACACTGAAATTGAGTGGATGTTGAAAAACGCCTGA
- the puuC gene encoding aldehyde dehydrogenase PuuC encodes MNFQNLKYWREKASHYSPETRLFINGEYCAAADNETFITQDPAGQRPLAKVARGKKADVDRAVTAARTVFERGDWSQASPAERKAVLHKLADLMEQHHEELALLETLDTGKPIRHSLRDDIPGAARAIRWYAEAIDKVYGEVATTSVNDLALIVREPVGVIAAIVPWNFPLLLACWKLGPALAAGNSVILKPSEKSPLTAIRLAALAKKAGLPDGVLSVVSGYGHEAGQALSLHPDVDVITFTGSTRTGKQLLKDAGDSNMKRVWLEAGGKSANIVFADCPDLPKAAANAAAGIFYNQGQVCIAGTRLLLEESIADEFIALLKEQAKNWQPGNPLDPETTMGTLIDNTHADTVHSFIRDGEAQGTLALDGRSHVHPAAIGPTIFVDTAPQAHVSRDEIFGPVLVITRFSSEAEALALANDSDYGLGAAVWTRDLSRAHRMSRRLKAGSVFVNNYNDGDMTVPFGGYKQSGNGRDKSLHALEKFSELKTIWISLES; translated from the coding sequence ATGAACTTTCAGAATCTTAAATATTGGCGTGAGAAAGCCAGCCATTATTCACCGGAAACCCGTTTATTTATTAACGGCGAATATTGTGCCGCCGCCGATAACGAAACCTTTATTACCCAGGATCCGGCAGGACAACGCCCGCTCGCCAAAGTCGCCCGCGGCAAAAAAGCGGATGTTGACCGCGCGGTCACCGCAGCCCGCACCGTGTTTGAACGCGGGGACTGGTCGCAGGCATCACCCGCAGAGCGCAAAGCGGTGCTGCACAAACTCGCCGATTTAATGGAGCAGCATCACGAGGAGCTGGCGCTACTGGAAACGCTCGACACCGGTAAACCGATTCGCCATAGCCTGCGTGATGATATTCCCGGCGCGGCACGCGCCATCCGTTGGTACGCCGAGGCGATAGATAAAGTCTATGGTGAAGTTGCCACTACCTCGGTGAACGATTTAGCGCTGATTGTCCGCGAACCGGTGGGCGTGATTGCGGCCATCGTGCCGTGGAATTTTCCCCTGCTGCTGGCCTGCTGGAAGCTCGGCCCGGCTCTGGCTGCGGGTAACAGCGTGATCCTCAAGCCTTCCGAAAAATCACCGCTGACCGCGATTCGCCTGGCCGCACTGGCTAAAAAAGCAGGTTTGCCCGATGGCGTGCTCAGCGTTGTGAGCGGGTACGGTCACGAAGCGGGCCAGGCACTGTCGCTGCATCCGGATGTTGATGTGATCACGTTTACCGGCTCGACCCGCACCGGCAAGCAACTGCTCAAAGATGCTGGCGACAGCAACATGAAACGCGTCTGGCTGGAGGCCGGCGGTAAAAGTGCCAACATCGTATTTGCCGATTGCCCGGATCTGCCGAAAGCCGCCGCTAATGCAGCGGCAGGTATTTTCTATAATCAGGGCCAGGTTTGTATCGCCGGTACACGTCTGCTGCTGGAAGAAAGTATTGCCGACGAGTTTATCGCGCTTTTAAAAGAGCAGGCGAAAAACTGGCAGCCGGGCAACCCGCTGGATCCGGAAACCACGATGGGCACGCTTATCGACAACACGCATGCCGACACCGTTCACAGTTTTATTCGCGACGGTGAAGCGCAAGGCACGCTGGCGCTGGATGGCCGCAGCCACGTACACCCGGCGGCCATCGGCCCGACTATTTTTGTCGACACCGCGCCGCAAGCCCACGTCAGCCGCGATGAGATCTTCGGCCCGGTACTGGTCATCACTCGTTTTAGCAGTGAAGCCGAAGCTCTGGCGCTGGCCAACGACAGCGACTACGGTCTGGGCGCCGCGGTCTGGACCCGCGATTTGTCGCGCGCGCACCGCATGAGTCGCCGCCTGAAGGCCGGTTCGGTCTTCGTGAATAACTACAACGACGGTGATATGACCGTGCCATTCGGCGGCTATAAACAAAGCGGTAACGGACGCGATAAATCCCTGCATGCGCTGGAAAAATTTAGCGAATTAAAAACCATCTGGATCTCCCTGGAGTCTTAA